In Salinirubrum litoreum, the sequence GATATGCTGCTGCGCATTCTCGCCTTTGAGTTGTCCTTCGACGAGTTTCTCGATGAGTTCGTCAGCCAGACTCGTCTCGAGCGTCTCCGTTACTGCGTTCGTGGTGGTCCGCTCAAGAGGCCCGAGATCGAGTGTGGTTTCGAAAACACGCGTCTCGGGCATCAGGTGATCGAGCCGAACACACTCGACTGTGAGTTCGTTGCCGGCCTGGTTCTCGATACCAGCCCAGTTCGTCAGTGTATCTGGTGTTTCGGGGTCTGCCCACTGAACCAACCGTTCCGTCACTCGGTGTTCAACAGATGGTTCGACTGGCACCATGACGAAGGGATTTCGAATTCCCCGCCGTTCGCCACTTGCAAAGTCGACCAATTCCTCGGTGAATCTCTTGAGCGGGTTTCGCGTCGACGTCATTTGATAATCACACCTCCATTGATCTGTTCGATCGTCGGCTTCCTCGACTTCACGAGACGCTCAAATTGGCCCTTGAGTGCAGATTCATCGCCGAATAGCACACCTACGCCTTCGATTTCCTCGGGTTGAGTCCCACCGACCAACTGCTCTACAGTCTCGTACTTTTCTCGATACGTGTCGACTCGGTCCTCAGTGAGGCTGTCCCAATCCGTCGTTGAGGATACCGTCCCGAGCGCTCGTTTCAATGTACGCTCGTCGTGAGTTCCTGGTTCCCGGTTTGTTAACGCACTAATACAGACTTGGATGCTTTCGTGGGTATCTCTGAAGTGCCGAAGTGGGCGGAGATATCCGGACTGGAATCCATCGTGAACGCTGTGCTCAGGGAGCTGTAGGGGCGGGATCAGCCATTGGTGTCCCTCGAGTTCCGTCACTAGTGATTTCGCGTTGGTTTCAGCCACTTGAGCCGACCAATCCTCTTCAA encodes:
- a CDS encoding BREX protein BrxB domain-containing protein, with translation MTSTRNPLKRFTEELVDFASGERRGIRNPFVMVPVEPSVEHRVTERLVQWADPETPDTLTNWAGIENQAGNELTVECVRLDHLMPETRVFETTLDLGPLERTTTNAVTETLETSLADELIEKLVEGQLKGENAQQHILLLVNLGSLYPFTRASELLDEMDRRNVNTTIGIPFPGSIRGGKLSFFNEDARHYYPTHRIDEKITEVYLDD